From Sphingopyxis sp. USTB-05, the proteins below share one genomic window:
- the hemF gene encoding oxygen-dependent coproporphyrinogen oxidase produces the protein MISLDPQQQTARTWFESLRDRICAEFEKIESEAGSDARFEYTPWDREADGLAPGEGGGGVRGVMTGRVFEKVGVNVSTVGGQFAPDFAASIHGAGEDPSFFATGISLVAHMANPHVPAVHMNTRFLATTKRWFGGGADLNPPIPYQEDTDAFHARLRAACAPFGPDVYERYAKWAEDYFFIPHRGVHRGVGGIFYDHLECGDDAEFDRNFQLTQAVGDAFLDIFPQIVRRRMGLPFTDAEREAQLIWRGRYAEFNLVYDRGTLFGLKTGGNIDAILMSLPPLAKWN, from the coding sequence ATGATCTCGCTCGATCCGCAGCAACAGACGGCACGAACCTGGTTCGAATCACTCCGCGACCGGATCTGCGCCGAGTTCGAGAAGATCGAATCCGAAGCCGGCAGCGATGCGCGCTTTGAATATACGCCGTGGGATCGCGAAGCCGACGGACTGGCCCCCGGCGAGGGCGGCGGCGGTGTGCGCGGCGTGATGACGGGGCGGGTTTTCGAGAAAGTCGGCGTCAATGTCTCGACCGTCGGCGGGCAGTTCGCACCCGATTTCGCCGCGTCGATCCATGGCGCGGGCGAGGATCCGAGCTTCTTCGCCACGGGAATCAGCCTGGTCGCGCATATGGCGAATCCGCATGTCCCCGCGGTGCATATGAACACGCGCTTCCTCGCGACGACAAAGCGCTGGTTCGGGGGCGGCGCGGATCTCAACCCGCCGATACCGTACCAGGAAGACACCGACGCCTTCCATGCGCGCCTGCGCGCGGCCTGCGCTCCCTTCGGCCCCGACGTTTATGAACGCTATGCCAAATGGGCCGAGGATTATTTCTTTATCCCGCATCGCGGCGTCCATCGCGGCGTCGGCGGCATCTTCTACGACCATCTCGAATGCGGCGACGACGCCGAGTTTGATCGGAATTTCCAACTGACGCAGGCAGTCGGCGACGCCTTTCTCGACATCTTCCCGCAGATCGTGCGCCGCCGGATGGGCCTGCCCTTCACCGACGCCGAGCGTGAGGCGCAGTTGATCTGGCGCGGCCGCTATGCCGAATTCAATCTCGTCTATGATCGCGGCACGCTGTTCGGGCTCAAGACCGGCGGCAATATCGATGCGATCCTGATGAGCCTTCCGCCGCTCGCCAAGTGGAACTGA
- the queE gene encoding 7-carboxy-7-deazaguanine synthase, with translation MTYAVKEIFLTLQGEGAQAGRRAVFCRFAGCNLWTGREKDRAKAICQFCDTDFVGTDGSLGGKYKSAAALADVIAETWGKGGDDRYVVLTGGEPMLQVDAALIDALHERDFTIAIESNGTFAIPRSIDWICVSPKAGSELVQTSGDELKLVWPQPGSDVAWLAALDFEHLLVQPLDDPHAAANVQACIDLVMDDPRWRLSLQTHKNLGLR, from the coding sequence ATGACTTACGCGGTCAAAGAGATTTTCCTCACGCTGCAGGGGGAGGGCGCGCAGGCAGGGCGCCGCGCGGTTTTCTGCCGCTTCGCCGGCTGCAATTTGTGGACGGGACGCGAGAAGGACCGCGCGAAGGCGATCTGCCAATTCTGCGACACCGATTTCGTCGGCACCGACGGGAGCCTCGGCGGAAAGTACAAGAGCGCGGCGGCGCTGGCCGATGTCATCGCCGAAACTTGGGGAAAGGGCGGCGACGACCGCTATGTGGTGCTGACCGGCGGAGAGCCGATGCTCCAGGTCGATGCGGCGCTTATCGACGCGCTGCATGAGCGCGACTTTACCATCGCGATCGAAAGCAACGGCACTTTCGCGATCCCGCGCAGCATCGATTGGATCTGCGTCAGTCCAAAGGCCGGCAGCGAACTGGTGCAGACGAGTGGCGACGAGCTGAAGCTTGTCTGGCCGCAGCCGGGCAGCGACGTCGCGTGGCTTGCGGCGCTCGATTTCGAACATCTGCTCGTCCAGCCGCTCGACGACCCACACGCCGCCGCGAATGTTCAGGCGTGCATCGATCTGGTTATGGATGACCCGCGCTGGCGCCTGTCGCTGCAGACGCACAAGAATCTGGGGCTGCGCTAG
- a CDS encoding glycerophosphoryl diester phosphodiesterase membrane domain-containing protein, whose product MNRFSIGQAWSYATSFFAGQGANHAIALIGVGIAAPLVLQFALGGGAMMADPMSLAAGGGLAAMGGLMMLISLVNYILQMGSYFTSWRIGFSNGAEPLGSALAFGLVAALPTFLLLIAVVLVLVLIGFVVFGSALAPLAMGGAPSAGSSAIMLLLMLLFFLFLIWLAARFCCTGPVMADRRTFNVLTGLGESWRMTAAAQWKIFGYFILLGIAFFVVFLILGMVVGVSMFAGGGVPSGGSILAIIVGALLLSIPIAYLQVGVPAGIYRALGEHGQSDVFA is encoded by the coding sequence ATGAATCGATTTAGCATCGGTCAAGCTTGGTCTTATGCGACGAGTTTCTTTGCCGGGCAGGGCGCCAATCATGCGATTGCCCTTATAGGGGTCGGCATCGCTGCCCCGCTGGTACTGCAATTCGCGCTTGGCGGCGGCGCAATGATGGCCGACCCGATGAGCCTTGCCGCGGGCGGCGGACTGGCGGCGATGGGCGGCCTGATGATGCTCATCAGCCTGGTCAATTATATCCTGCAGATGGGCAGCTATTTTACGTCTTGGCGTATCGGTTTCTCGAACGGCGCCGAGCCGCTGGGATCGGCGCTTGCTTTTGGGCTGGTCGCGGCGCTGCCGACGTTCCTGCTCCTGATTGCTGTCGTGCTCGTGCTGGTGCTGATCGGCTTCGTCGTCTTTGGGAGCGCGCTCGCGCCTTTGGCTATGGGCGGCGCGCCCAGTGCAGGGAGCAGCGCCATCATGCTCCTGCTCATGCTGCTGTTCTTCCTGTTCCTGATCTGGCTCGCGGCACGTTTTTGCTGCACCGGGCCGGTGATGGCGGACCGGCGGACCTTCAACGTCCTGACCGGACTTGGCGAATCGTGGCGGATGACCGCGGCCGCGCAGTGGAAGATTTTCGGTTATTTCATCCTGCTCGGCATTGCCTTCTTCGTCGTCTTCCTGATCTTGGGAATGGTTGTTGGGGTGTCGATGTTTGCCGGAGGGGGCGTGCCCAGCGGCGGTTCGATCCTCGCCATCATTGTTGGAGCGCTTTTGCTGAGTATCCCGATCGCCTATTTGCAGGTCGGCGTGCCGGCAGGCATCTATCGCGCCCTTGGCGAGCACGGTCAGTCTGACGTTTTTGCCTGA
- the lipB gene encoding lipoyl(octanoyl) transferase LipB, protein MSMLPPPEWTISSGLTDYDVALSDMEARAAAIHAGDAGERIWLIEHPPLYTAGTSADPAELLSPQFPVYDAGRGGRYTYHGPGQRVGYVQFDLTKRGRDVRAYVSALEGWVIDALALLGVEARRAEGRIGIWTDDLDGREAKIGAIGVRVKRWVTMHGFSLNVAPDLAHFGGIVPCGIAEFPVTSLAALGKTASFADVDAALVQTLPAFLDKLSPSD, encoded by the coding sequence ATGAGCATGCTTCCTCCACCAGAATGGACGATCAGTTCCGGCCTTACCGACTATGATGTCGCGCTGTCCGACATGGAGGCCCGCGCCGCCGCGATCCATGCCGGAGACGCCGGGGAACGCATCTGGCTGATCGAGCATCCGCCGCTTTATACTGCGGGGACGAGCGCCGATCCGGCCGAGCTGCTGAGCCCGCAATTTCCGGTTTACGATGCCGGGCGCGGCGGACGCTATACCTATCACGGCCCCGGCCAGCGTGTCGGCTATGTCCAGTTCGACCTGACGAAACGCGGCCGCGACGTGCGCGCCTATGTCTCCGCGCTCGAAGGCTGGGTGATCGACGCGCTCGCGCTGCTCGGGGTCGAGGCGCGCCGCGCCGAAGGTCGTATCGGGATCTGGACCGACGACCTGGATGGCCGAGAGGCGAAGATCGGCGCGATCGGGGTGCGCGTGAAGCGCTGGGTGACGATGCACGGCTTCTCGCTCAACGTCGCACCCGATCTTGCGCATTTCGGTGGCATCGTGCCTTGCGGCATCGCCGAATTTCCGGTGACCAGCCTTGCGGCGCTCGGCAAGACGGCAAGCTTTGCCGACGTCGATGCCGCGCTGGTGCAAACGCTGCCCGCCTTTCTCGACAAGCTTTCGCCAAGCGATTAG
- the queC gene encoding 7-cyano-7-deazaguanine synthase QueC, which produces MQQVSGKTVIVLLSGGLDSMVCAGLAREAGARIVALTIDYNQRHRVELESAARIADYVGAAEHIVLPLDLRRFGGSALTADIDVPKDGVPEVEGGGDVPVTYVPARNLIFLSLTLGLAEARAAQDIVIGVNALDYSGYPDCRPEFIQGFEKLAALATRDGDKGVEFHIHAPLQHMTKADIAAEAARLGMDAGMSWSCYDPTPDGLHCGSCDSCRLRSKGFADAGLADPTRYA; this is translated from the coding sequence ATGCAGCAAGTTTCCGGAAAAACGGTGATCGTCCTCCTGTCGGGCGGGCTCGACTCGATGGTCTGTGCGGGCCTGGCACGCGAAGCCGGCGCGCGGATCGTCGCGCTCACGATCGATTATAACCAGCGCCACCGCGTCGAGCTGGAATCCGCCGCGCGGATCGCCGATTATGTCGGGGCGGCCGAACATATCGTCCTGCCGCTCGACCTCCGCCGCTTCGGCGGGTCGGCGCTGACCGCCGACATCGACGTGCCAAAGGATGGCGTCCCCGAAGTCGAGGGGGGCGGCGACGTGCCGGTCACCTATGTCCCCGCGCGCAACCTCATCTTCCTGTCGCTGACGCTCGGGCTTGCCGAGGCGCGGGCTGCGCAGGATATCGTCATCGGTGTCAATGCGCTCGACTATTCGGGCTATCCCGATTGCCGCCCCGAATTCATCCAGGGCTTCGAAAAACTCGCCGCGCTGGCAACCCGCGACGGCGACAAAGGCGTCGAGTTCCACATCCATGCGCCGCTCCAGCATATGACCAAGGCCGATATCGCCGCCGAAGCGGCTCGGCTCGGCATGGACGCAGGGATGAGCTGGTCCTGCTATGACCCAACGCCCGACGGGCTGCATTGCGGATCGTGCGACAGTTGCCGCCTGCGCAGCAAGGGCTTCGCCGACGCGGGGCTCGCCGATCCGACGCGCTACGCCTGA
- a CDS encoding tRNA (cytidine(34)-2'-O)-methyltransferase, whose amino-acid sequence MEIALFQPDIAGNVGTTLRTAACFGVPAHIIEPCGFPFSDGALKRAGMDYAVRANVRRHADWDAFRQWSANAGRRIVLLTTAGATPLPAFAFEPDDVLLLGAESSGVPPHVHDAAAARVAIPMQAGFRSLNVAVAAGIALAEALRQTKGFPA is encoded by the coding sequence ATGGAAATCGCCCTGTTTCAGCCGGATATCGCGGGCAATGTCGGTACGACATTGCGCACCGCAGCCTGTTTCGGCGTACCCGCGCATATCATCGAACCTTGCGGCTTTCCCTTCTCCGACGGCGCGTTGAAGCGCGCCGGGATGGACTATGCCGTAAGGGCGAATGTACGCCGCCATGCGGACTGGGATGCCTTTCGGCAATGGAGCGCGAACGCGGGCCGTCGGATCGTGTTGCTGACCACCGCGGGCGCGACGCCCCTGCCCGCCTTCGCATTCGAGCCCGACGACGTCCTGCTACTTGGCGCCGAATCCTCGGGCGTGCCGCCCCATGTCCATGACGCGGCCGCAGCACGGGTGGCGATTCCGATGCAGGCCGGCTTTCGATCCTTGAATGTCGCGGTCGCGGCTGGCATCGCGCTCGCCGAAGCGCTCAGGCAAACGAAAGGCTTTCCCGCATGA